The sequence ATCGGTATACCCTGTGACTTTATAGAACCCATCAAAAAGGAGTTTTCTTCCGCTTGCTTTGAAGGTGCATTTATCCCCTTTGAAGAGAAGTGTTTGAGACTCCATCTCTGCTTCTGTCATCTGGCAGGCCAAGAAACGGTTATAGATCAGTCTGTAGAGTTTCAGTTCATCGACAGAGAGATAGTCTGCCGCTGTCTTGCCGTCAAACTCGATCATCGTCGGACGGATCGCTTCATGGGCTTCTTGTGCCCCTTTGGACTTTGTGGCATAGTTTTTGGCTTTAGCCGGGAGATATTTCTCCCCGTACGTCTTTTGGATGTGTTCTCTTGCTGCGGTTACCGCCTCTTTTGCAAGATTGAGCGAGTCGGTTCTCATATAGGTGATGACACCCATGGTACCCTTGTCGGTTTTCACTCCTTCATAGAGTTTCTGTGCAACCATCATTGTTTTTTTAGGTGAAAATCCCAGTTGGGTAGAGGCTGTTTGCTGCAGGGTTGATGTCATGAACGGCGGAGGTGTTTTGGTCTTTCTTTTGGTCTTTTCGAGTGAAGCGACAACGAATGATTCACTTTTGGCCGAAGTGACGATCTCCGTGGCATCTGCTTCTGTTTTAATCGTCAGCTTCTCTATCTTCAGACCGTTATAGTCATAGATAGAGGCTTCGATATCTTTTTCAAACCGTGCATCGATCGTCCAGTACTCTTCAGGCACGAATGCTTTGATCTCACGTTCTCTGTCTACGACCAGTTTTAGTGTCGAACTTTGTACTCTACCGGCACTCAGCCCTTTTTGGATCTTACTTGCAAGCAGAGGCGAAAGTTTGTACCCTACAATACGGTCAAGCAGTCTTCTTGTCTGCTGTGCATCCACAGAGTCCATATCGACTTTACGCGGTGTTTCAAGAGCATGCTGTATGGCATTTTTGGTGATCTCATGAAAGACGATACGAGGAAGCTCCGTAGGCTCTTTCCCGATCGCCTTGGCAATATGGTACCCGATAGCCTCACCCTCGCGGTCCTCATCCGTCGCGATAAACACTGTCTCTGCCTCTTTGGAAAGTTTTTTTAACTCTTTGACTGTGGGGTTCGCATCTCTTGGAATGGAGTACTTGGGTATAAGGTCACCGTTTTCATCATCTACCGTAATACCAAAAGTACTTTTTGGAAGGTCACGGATATGCCCTTTTGAGGCGATGACTTTATAGTCTTTATTTAAGAAACTGGTAATGGTACGTGCTTTAGCAGGTGATTCTACTATAATTAGGTTTTTCATATTTACTTACTTTATACTGAACAATTTTTGGCATTGTAACACAAAAGAGAGTAAAAGCAAGAGAAGAGTATTATTTTAAGCAAGTATAATTAAGAAAACAAGTAATAACCAAGGACTTCGATAGGTGTGTGCAATATTTGGAATTATCGGAACCTATGAGGAGGAAGCCGCCAAAGAGGCTTTTCAATCATTGACTCATCGGGGGATAGATGCACAGTATACTTCAGCGAATGGCCACTGTTTTCTTGGTGTACATCGGCTTGCTGTGACCGATGTAACGAAATCACCCACTAAAATCATGAACCGTACTGGGATACAGATACTTTTTAACGGTGAAATTTATAATTATGAAATATTGGCGGAAGAACTTCAGCTGAATAAACCAAGTGAGGCCGATGTCCTCTATGAAGCATACAGGGTATGGGGAGATGATTTTGTCATACACCTTCGGGGAATGTTCGCCATCGCTATCATTGAAGATGTTCAGGTCAAGTTATTCCGCGACCCTTTTGGAAAGAAACCGATCTATTACAGTTTAGATGCCCAAAGATTTATATTTGCCAGCGAAATGAAAGCCATCCATTCGCTCATCCCGCTTACGTTTAATAGACAGATATTGACACAGTACTTCTCTTTTCAAACACCGCTTTCTCCTCAGACCTTTGATAGGCATATCTATCAAGTGGATGCAGGGGAGATGGTAACCTTTACTTTAGAGGGAAAGAGGGTAACAAGGAAAAAGTATTATTCCCCGCTCAGAAATACACAAGTCATAGAGAACGAAGAGTGTGCAGTAGAAGCGTTGGAAAAAGTACTTCTGGAGTCCGTATCGCTGCGCTTACCCAAAGAGGTCAAGTTCGCCTGTTTGCTTTCCGGAGGTGTGGATTCTTCTCTCATCTCTGCCATGGCTTCTTTGGAGCAAAGGATAGATACCTTCAGTATAGGGTATGAAGGGTATGAGAAGTATGATGAACGTCCTTTTGCCAGAGTGGTAGCAGAGCATATAGACTCCAACCATCATGAAGTATGCTTTAGTAAAGCAGATTTTTTGCAAACGATTGAGGAGGTGGTCTCTTCTTTGGATGAACCTTTGGCGGACCCTGCCATGTTGCCGCTTTACCATTTGATGAAAACAGTTCATCAAGAGGGATTTAAGGTGGTGTTGACGGGGGATGGAAGTGATGAACTTTTTATGGGCTACAGGACCTATAAGGAGTTTTATGATCTTGAACAGGCCAAGGGCTTGGAGTTCAAAGGGTGGCTGCAGCACTATTTCAAATCGCATTTTTCTATGCATAAAGAGTGGGAGTGGTACAAACGTGTCTTTGAAGAGAGTTTACTGTTTCGCTCCACAGCAGAAATCTTTACCGATCTTCAGCAAAATAGACTTCTGCGTATGAATGTAAAAGATAACCACTCTGTCAAAGCACTTGAACCCTACAGGGAAGAGTTTGAAAAAAGCGGGCGCACCTCGCCTATAGAGTGGTATAGTTTTGTAGATCTCAAAGTGATGCTGGGGAATGTCTTTTTACGCAAACTTGACCGCATGAGCATGGCACACAGTGTCGAGGCAAGAAGTCCATTCTTGGACAAAGAAGTGGTCGCTACAGCATTCTCCTGCAGGCCTGAGATTCGTATGATGAAACCCTCCAAGGCACTGGTGAAACATGTCGCGAGAAAGTATCTTCCCAAAGAGATCGTGGATCGCAAGAAAAAAGGGTTTAACTATCCCTACATAGAATGGCTACAGGAGAGTGGGGAGTTGGAGGTCATTAGGCGGATACAAGCAAAAATGAACCTTTTTAATGAAAGTGAACTTGGAATGTATTTGGAAAAAGGGAAACAAGGGATGTTCAAGCAACATCTTTTCTCACTCTATATGTTATGTAAATGGTTGGAAAAAGTATATGGTAGATCCTAGGTAACGATTCACATTACCCAGGGCTTTGCAGTTAACTGTTTTTAAGGATTCTTGGAAGGGTGATACCTGTTTGGCTTTGGTATTTGCCTGCTCTGTCGCTATAGGTCGTTTCACATTGCTCATCTCCCTGCAGGAAGAGTACCTGTGCGATACCTTCATTGGCATAGATCTTCGCAGGCAGCGGTGTCGTGTTGGATATCTCTATCGTGATATGCCCTTCAAAGCCAGGCTCGAACGGTGTCACATTGACGATGATACCGCAGCGTGCATAGGTACTTTTTCCTAGACAGATCGCTAAGGTATCACTTGGCATTTTAAAGTACTCTACGGTTCTTGCAAGGGCAAAAGAGTTAGGAGGCACGATACAGACATCCCCTTTGAAATCCACCACATTGTTTTCATTGAAATCTTTTGGATCCACCACTTCTGCGTTGATGTTCGTAAAGATCTTGAATTCATCCGTGACACGAATGTCATACCCATATGAGCTTAGCCCGTAACTGACAACTCCTTCTCCTACCAACCCCTCACAAAAAGGTGTGATCATTGCTTCGTTCAGTGATTTTTCGCGTATCCATTTATCGGATTTTAGTCCCATATTCTTCCTTCCTTTTAAATAATATCTTATCTGAGTATTTGTATATCAGCGTTTGTTTTGATCTTTTCAAAATAATCTTTGAGCGCTTTGCTTTGCTGCTGTTGTCTCCATTTTGCAGCAACGGTACCCTGGGCTGCTTCAAAAGACATATTTACCTTGCCCTTTTTGGAAAGTACTTTATAGCTTATATATCGGTCTCCCGCATTAAAAGGGCGTGTAAACGAACCATCCTGTGTTTGCAAGATACTTCCAAGCAAAGCAGAGTTGAGGTCCTCGGTTTGTTTTGTAACAGAACGGCTTTTTACACCTTTTGGATTTTTGGTTTGAAGAAATTGCTTTATGACCTTTTCAGAGGGTGCAGAGTATTCGACCAGCTTGACAGTGGCAGGAATGGTAAATTCATCTTGGTGGTTTCTGTAAAAAAGCTTGAGTTCATCTTCACTTGGCGCGGGGATGGAGCTGACCACATTCTCCTGAAAGAACTTCTCTTTTTTCATCGCCTCTTTGACACTTGCCCGATATTGGTTCCATGTGGTACCCTGCTCTTTGAGGATCTTTTGCATTTTAGGAACAGTAAGATTATTCTGTGCCGCGATCGCAGATATCTTTTCATCGATATCCGCTTCAGCGATCTGCACATCTTTCATGGCTGATTTTTGCAGTCGGTCCTGGATAAGAAGATCTGTGGCTTGCTTCTTTGAAACCTGCATCTGCTGTTGTACGGCACGTATCTCTGCAGTAGTGATAGGTTCCCCCTCAACGATAATGGCAATGGCATCCACCATTTTTGCCTGCGAGAGTGTTAGTAAAGTGATCAGTCCAAATAGAATAAGTTTTTTCATATAGTTTCGTTTCCCTAATAAGTTGGAAAATTATAGCATAATCGGGTAAATGTTTAGGATATAATACTTTTTCATAGCAAATTGACACATCAATGTGAATATCATCAGCTTCACAGAGACATTCCAAAAAGCTGTATATTTTATATAGATGTATGATTAATTCTGTTTAGATATAATTTTTATATTAAAAAATTAGATTTATATATGGAGAGGGTAATGAGTAAAAAGAATTTTGCACTGATCGGTGCTGCAGGATATATTGCCCCAAGGCATATGAAGGCTATTAAAGAGACAGGAAATGATCTTGTCGCAGCCCTTGATCCTTATGATGGCATAGGAATCATGGATAGTCATTTCCCTCAGGCAGACTTCTTTACTGAATTTGAACGTTTTGACAGATTCGTAGATAAATGGAGAAGAAATACAGGTAAAAAAATTGATTATGTTTCAATCTGTTCTCCGAACTATCTACATGATTCTCATATACGATTTGCCCTAAAAAGTGGTGCCGATGCCATTTGTGAAAAACCTCTTGTTCTCAATCCTTGGAATATCGATCAATTAAAAATTATCGAAGAAGAAACAGGTCATAAAGTCTATAACATTCTGCAACTCAGACTTCACCCTTCTATCATTGCACTAAAAGAGAAAGTGCAAAAAGAGTTGGCAGAAAATCCTGATAAAATCTATGATATTGACTTGACCTATTTGACTTCAAGGGGTAAATGGTATTTTATTTCATGGAAAGGAAATGAAGCAAAGTCAGGAGGGATCGCATCCAATATCGGTGTACACTTTTATGATATGCTCTGCTGGATATTCGGTGATGTAGAAGAGAATATTGTACACCTTAAAGCACCAGATACCAATGCCGGCTTCTTCAAACTCAAAAATGCCAATGTAAGATGGTTCCTATCAGTCAATTATGACTATATCCCTGAAGAGGTAAAAGCAGAGGGACAGAGAACCTATAGAAGTATCACTGTAGATGGAGAAGAGATAGAGTTCTCTGGGGGTTTTACAGACCTGCATACAAGATCATATGAAGAGATACTCAAAGGAAACGGATTTGGATTGGATGAGGCATATGGTTCTATCAGCACCGTATCTACTATACGAAATCTTGCCCCTGTCGGACTTCAAGGTGACTATCATCCTTTCTGTAAAAAGGTGATCGGTGAATAATTTCTTTGTGCATGAGAGCAGTTATGTGGATGACCATGTAAGTATTGGGGGTAATACCCGTATTTGGCACTTCTCTCATATTCTTTCAAACACAACTATAGGAATGGATTGCTCTTTTGGACAAAATTGTGTGGTGGGCCCTAAAGTAAATATCGGCAATGGCGTGAAAGTACAGAATAATGTCTCCATCTATGAAGGGGTTGAAGTAGAGGACGATGTTTTTCTTGGGCCTTCTATGGTTTTTACTAATGTCATAAACCCAAGAGCATTCATACAAAGAAAAGAAGAATTTAAAAAGACCCTACTTAAAAAAGGATGTTCCATAGGCGCAAACGTAACAATCGTATGCGGTATCACGATAGGGGAATATGCTCTTATTGGTTCTGGTGCAGTTGTTAACAGAGATGTCAAACCCTATGCCCTGATGGTAGGAGTTCCCGCTCAACAGATAGGATGGGTAGGTATTTCGGGTAATACATTGCAGTTTCATAATAATACTGCAGAAGATGAATTCGCACAGTATGAAATAATCGAAGAAAATTTACAAGTGAGTAAAAAGTGAATATAGATTTCGCGAAACTGCAATACCAATACCAACTCTATAAAATAGAGATAGATGAAGCAATACATGCTGTTCTGGATAAATCAAACTATATTATGGGTGAGGAGACAACCCAACTTGAATCATCTCTGCAAGAGTTTACTGGAGCGAAACATGCCATTACCTGTTCTTCAGGAACTGATGCATTATTGCTTGCCATGATGGCACTTGATATTCAACCAGGTGATGAGATCATCACAACACCCTTTACCTTCATCGCTACCGCAGAAACTATTGCTTTTTTGAAAGCAAAACCGGTCTTTGTGGATATAGATGTGAGAACCTATAATATCGATCCTTCAAAGATAGAAGAGAAGATCACAGACAAGACAAAAGCAATCATTCCTGTTTCACTCTATGGACAGCCTGCAGATATGGATACGATCCAAGCTATAGCGGACAGACACAACTTAAAAGTGATCATTGATGGAGCACAGAGCTTTGGAAGTACCTACAAAGGAAAAACAGACAGTAATTTGGGAGATGTATCAACTACTTCTTTTTTCCCAGCAAAGCCGTTGGGATGCTTTGGTGATGGGGGTGCAGTGTTTACCAATGATGATGCATTGGCAGCAAAGATGAAGTCACTTAGAGTACATGGTCAGTCTAAAAGGTACCATCATCAGTATATCGGTATGGGAGGGAGAATGGACACGATACAGGCAGCAGTATTGAATGTGAAGCTCAAGCATTATGAAAAAGATCTTGCTCTACGTCAGGAAGTTGCAGAGAAATATTCTAAAGCTTTAGAAGGGAAGGGTATTGTTTTACCTTTTATAGAAAAAGACGTAACTTCAGCGTGGGCTCAATACTCTGTCCGTGTACAAAATCGTGATGCAGTGCAAAGTAAACTCAAAGGTGAGGGCATTCCCACAGCGGTACATTATCCTATGCCTTTACATTTACAAGAATGTTTTAAGTATTTGGGATATCAAAAAGAAGATTTTCCTGTAGCTGAGCAGGTTTCAAATGAGATCATGAGCTTGCCTATGAATCCCTATTTAACTGATGAAGAAATTGGATATATATCTAGTAGCTTATGATCAAAAAACTAAAACCTAAATCGGAATTTTCTCGTAATGTAGTTATATTGATGACAGGTACTACCATTGCACAGGCAATTCCCATAGCTATTAGCCCCATTTTAACAAGGATATATACACCAGAGGATTTTGGTGTATTTGCTCTTTTTGTAGCAGTCGCTTCAATATTTGGAAGTGTTGCAAATGGTAGGTATGAATTAGCCATAATGCTTCCAAGAAAAGATGAAGATGCTATAAATATATTTGCTTTAGGGTTTATCATCACTTCTTTTATCTCTCTGTTCCTTTTATTTTTAGTAATTTTATTTAATGATTATTTCACTGCTTTGTTTAATAATGATGAAATAGGTCTTTGGTTATATTTTGTACCTATTTCAGTATTGTTGACTGGCCTTTTCAATATCTTAAACTATTTTAACAATAGAATAAAAAACTATAAAGATATAGCAAATGCAACTATCTTGAAATCTATAGTTCTGGCTATTACTCAATTAAGTATAGGTTTCATAAAGCAAGGAGTAAGTGGACTTGTAAGTGGGCAGTTGTTTTCGCAACTTGTAGCAAACACGAAACTTCTTACAAATATCATAAAAGACAAAGTACTTGTCTCTAAAATATCAAAAGTGAAGATTTTAGCTTTAGCAAAACGATATAAAAATTTTCCAAAATACTCCATGTGGGCTGCTTTAGCCAATACACTTTCACAACATCTTACCAATATCCTTATATCTACTTTTTATAGTATATCTACACTTGGTTTTTACTCTTTAGTGCAAAGAGTACTTGGCATGCCGGCGGCTCTTATAGGAGGTTCCATTGGTCAAGTATTTTTCCAACAAGCTACAAAAGAGAAACAACAAACTGGACGTGCGATTAAAACTTTTAATAAAACAGTAAAAAAGCTAATCATGATAGGATTGCCATCTTTTGGCATACTATTTTTCATAGTAGAAGACCTGTTTGCATTTGTATTTGGTGAGGAGTGGAGAATAGCGGGAGAATATGCCCAGATAGTGATCCCTTTATTTTTTATTAGGTTTGTAGTTAGCACCGTTAGTCAGTTAAATAGTATATTTGAAAAAAATTTAAATGGTTTGTATATACAGGTGATTTTATTAACTACTGTAATAGGATTGTTTTTAATAGTAGACTTATACAGTATAGACTTTGAGGTCTTTTTAAAATTAATGACATTATTTTTATTTGTAGAGTTTATCGCATTATATGTCTATTTATTTAATTTATCAAAAGGAAACATATGATTAAAAAAAGTTTAAAGAAAATCATGAATAAATTAGGTTATGAAATTGTAAAAAAGTACGATAGCGGTCATTTCAATGATGCCTTCACTCATAATGCCCTAGAAAATGTCGATGAGAAAAATAAAAATTTTACCCACTTCATAAAAAATATTAAACAAGATTCTATATTCATTGAAAGTATTTTTAAAAAAGTTGATCAAATATACAATAATAATATGAAATTTATTGATGTTGGTTGTGGTTCAGGTGTTTTAGTTGATAAATTAAAAACTAAATATAAAAATGGTGATATAAAAGGATGCGACTTTTCGAATACAAAAATTTCTAATTGTTGTGAATATTATAAAAAAGATATTTTTTTTGTGCATGACATCAGTAAGAAATTAGAGGAAAAATATGATTTTATTGTTTGCACAGAAGTATTAGAACACTTAAAAAATCCTAATAATGCGATTGAAAACTTATGTGATGCATTAAAAAGTAATGGTAAGCTATTGATTACTGTTCCAGATGGAAGAAGAGATACTTTTGCAGGGCACATTCACTTTTGGAGTAAAGAAAGTTTCAAGCTTTTTATAGAGTCTTGTATAGGTTCTGACTTTAGTACTAATTTTAGTATGTATTGTCAAAAAAATGTTGTTTTAATTACAAAAAAAGAGGAAAAATGAAAATTTTAATAATAGGTCTAACCTCATCAGGGTTAGGAGGGATGGAGTACCATAATTTAGGTAATTATATAATTATGGAACCTTTAATAGATGAATTACAAAAAACATTTACAGAGTGTCAAATCAGAACATCTATCCAAATGTCAGATGAATATTGTCAAAAATGGAATATAGTTTCTTTAAAAGAAAAGAGATTTTATACCTATGGCTTATATACAGGAGTAAAAACATTTATTGATATATTTAAGATAGGTTTTTGGAAGTTATTCGCTTTATCTGGGTTGAAATTAAACTTTTTATTAAATAGTAGTTCATTGCTAAGTGAAATAAATAATGCTGATCTGGTAATAGATTTTAGTGGTGATATATATGGGGATAATGCATTTTGGACTAAATTTTTAGAATCAAATGCAGAATTAATTTTTGCAAGAATGTTAAATAAAAAAATAGCGATGCTTATTGGTTCACCTGGACCATTTAAAAGTACTTGGAGGCAAATTTTAGCAAAAAGTAATTTAATGAATATAGATTTACTTACAAATAGAGAAGCAAAAAGCACCGAGTTCTTAGAGTATATAGGCATTAAAGGAAATCATATATACTCAACTGCTTGTCCATCTGTTTTGTTTCAAAAAGAACCTGAAGAGCTAATGAGTGAAATTTATCAAAAAGAAGGTTTAGATAAAGATAGAAATCGGCCATTAGTTGGTTTAATATTATGTGGATGGAATATGCCAGTGGCTCCATTTAACAAATGGCCGAGGGAAGATTGGGAGTATCAAAGTTTTATAGAGTTAATTGATTATTTAATTAGTGAAAAAAATGTTGATGTATGTGTTATGTCGCATCAAAATGGTACAGATAAAGATGGAAATTTTATTAAGCAAAATGATCACAAAATTATTGGAAGATTACTGGCACTAATAGGAA is a genomic window of Sulfurovum sp. XGS-02 containing:
- a CDS encoding polysaccharide pyruvyl transferase family protein codes for the protein MKILIIGLTSSGLGGMEYHNLGNYIIMEPLIDELQKTFTECQIRTSIQMSDEYCQKWNIVSLKEKRFYTYGLYTGVKTFIDIFKIGFWKLFALSGLKLNFLLNSSSLLSEINNADLVIDFSGDIYGDNAFWTKFLESNAELIFARMLNKKIAMLIGSPGPFKSTWRQILAKSNLMNIDLLTNREAKSTEFLEYIGIKGNHIYSTACPSVLFQKEPEELMSEIYQKEGLDKDRNRPLVGLILCGWNMPVAPFNKWPREDWEYQSFIELIDYLISEKNVDVCVMSHQNGTDKDGNFIKQNDHKIIGRLLALIGNKYTQDRLFSLKGLYTAAESKAIIGKFDILVSGRVHGAVQGLSQCIPTAIIDYGHEPRAHKLKGFAEIYDVSENVMDPLNIEQMKLVISQTIDNKEQYAQKLQKRVPQVQELALKNFVLLKELSEK
- a CDS encoding DegT/DnrJ/EryC1/StrS aminotransferase family protein gives rise to the protein MNIDFAKLQYQYQLYKIEIDEAIHAVLDKSNYIMGEETTQLESSLQEFTGAKHAITCSSGTDALLLAMMALDIQPGDEIITTPFTFIATAETIAFLKAKPVFVDIDVRTYNIDPSKIEEKITDKTKAIIPVSLYGQPADMDTIQAIADRHNLKVIIDGAQSFGSTYKGKTDSNLGDVSTTSFFPAKPLGCFGDGGAVFTNDDALAAKMKSLRVHGQSKRYHHQYIGMGGRMDTIQAAVLNVKLKHYEKDLALRQEVAEKYSKALEGKGIVLPFIEKDVTSAWAQYSVRVQNRDAVQSKLKGEGIPTAVHYPMPLHLQECFKYLGYQKEDFPVAEQVSNEIMSLPMNPYLTDEEIGYISSSL
- a CDS encoding class I SAM-dependent methyltransferase translates to MIKKSLKKIMNKLGYEIVKKYDSGHFNDAFTHNALENVDEKNKNFTHFIKNIKQDSIFIESIFKKVDQIYNNNMKFIDVGCGSGVLVDKLKTKYKNGDIKGCDFSNTKISNCCEYYKKDIFFVHDISKKLEEKYDFIVCTEVLEHLKNPNNAIENLCDALKSNGKLLITVPDGRRDTFAGHIHFWSKESFKLFIESCIGSDFSTNFSMYCQKNVVLITKKEEK
- the topA gene encoding type I DNA topoisomerase: MKNLIIVESPAKARTITSFLNKDYKVIASKGHIRDLPKSTFGITVDDENGDLIPKYSIPRDANPTVKELKKLSKEAETVFIATDEDREGEAIGYHIAKAIGKEPTELPRIVFHEITKNAIQHALETPRKVDMDSVDAQQTRRLLDRIVGYKLSPLLASKIQKGLSAGRVQSSTLKLVVDREREIKAFVPEEYWTIDARFEKDIEASIYDYNGLKIEKLTIKTEADATEIVTSAKSESFVVASLEKTKRKTKTPPPFMTSTLQQTASTQLGFSPKKTMMVAQKLYEGVKTDKGTMGVITYMRTDSLNLAKEAVTAAREHIQKTYGEKYLPAKAKNYATKSKGAQEAHEAIRPTMIEFDGKTAADYLSVDELKLYRLIYNRFLACQMTEAEMESQTLLFKGDKCTFKASGRKLLFDGFYKVTGYTDKDKLLPELEKGQSVSLDDIKQEQHFTEPPARYNEASLIKKLESLGIGRPSTYAPTVTTLQTRKYIEVEKKRIHPTEVAFTVTEMLEKHFPEIVDSGFTSNMEETLDEIAEGNTDWQTVLKAFYTPFLQKVEEGKKKIKSLKVAVPTGEKCPKCDSELLLRKGRYGEFIACSNFPKCKYTKNPDGTEVEGPEETDEKCEKCGSMMVIKNSKRGKFLACSAYPKCKNAKSLEPAKELTVPCPECGGKLQEREGKRGKFFGCVNYPKCKFIANFEPVDKKCPECGYTMGIKNLKSGDVYECFKCKHKEEAK
- a CDS encoding acyltransferase gives rise to the protein MNNFFVHESSYVDDHVSIGGNTRIWHFSHILSNTTIGMDCSFGQNCVVGPKVNIGNGVKVQNNVSIYEGVEVEDDVFLGPSMVFTNVINPRAFIQRKEEFKKTLLKKGCSIGANVTIVCGITIGEYALIGSGAVVNRDVKPYALMVGVPAQQIGWVGISGNTLQFHNNTAEDEFAQYEIIEENLQVSKK
- the asnB gene encoding asparagine synthase (glutamine-hydrolyzing) — encoded protein: MCAIFGIIGTYEEEAAKEAFQSLTHRGIDAQYTSANGHCFLGVHRLAVTDVTKSPTKIMNRTGIQILFNGEIYNYEILAEELQLNKPSEADVLYEAYRVWGDDFVIHLRGMFAIAIIEDVQVKLFRDPFGKKPIYYSLDAQRFIFASEMKAIHSLIPLTFNRQILTQYFSFQTPLSPQTFDRHIYQVDAGEMVTFTLEGKRVTRKKYYSPLRNTQVIENEECAVEALEKVLLESVSLRLPKEVKFACLLSGGVDSSLISAMASLEQRIDTFSIGYEGYEKYDERPFARVVAEHIDSNHHEVCFSKADFLQTIEEVVSSLDEPLADPAMLPLYHLMKTVHQEGFKVVLTGDGSDELFMGYRTYKEFYDLEQAKGLEFKGWLQHYFKSHFSMHKEWEWYKRVFEESLLFRSTAEIFTDLQQNRLLRMNVKDNHSVKALEPYREEFEKSGRTSPIEWYSFVDLKVMLGNVFLRKLDRMSMAHSVEARSPFLDKEVVATAFSCRPEIRMMKPSKALVKHVARKYLPKEIVDRKKKGFNYPYIEWLQESGELEVIRRIQAKMNLFNESELGMYLEKGKQGMFKQHLFSLYMLCKWLEKVYGRS
- a CDS encoding lipopolysaccharide biosynthesis protein — encoded protein: MIKKLKPKSEFSRNVVILMTGTTIAQAIPIAISPILTRIYTPEDFGVFALFVAVASIFGSVANGRYELAIMLPRKDEDAINIFALGFIITSFISLFLLFLVILFNDYFTALFNNDEIGLWLYFVPISVLLTGLFNILNYFNNRIKNYKDIANATILKSIVLAITQLSIGFIKQGVSGLVSGQLFSQLVANTKLLTNIIKDKVLVSKISKVKILALAKRYKNFPKYSMWAALANTLSQHLTNILISTFYSISTLGFYSLVQRVLGMPAALIGGSIGQVFFQQATKEKQQTGRAIKTFNKTVKKLIMIGLPSFGILFFIVEDLFAFVFGEEWRIAGEYAQIVIPLFFIRFVVSTVSQLNSIFEKNLNGLYIQVILLTTVIGLFLIVDLYSIDFEVFLKLMTLFLFVEFIALYVYLFNLSKGNI
- the dcd gene encoding dCTP deaminase, with protein sequence MGLKSDKWIREKSLNEAMITPFCEGLVGEGVVSYGLSSYGYDIRVTDEFKIFTNINAEVVDPKDFNENNVVDFKGDVCIVPPNSFALARTVEYFKMPSDTLAICLGKSTYARCGIIVNVTPFEPGFEGHITIEISNTTPLPAKIYANEGIAQVLFLQGDEQCETTYSDRAGKYQSQTGITLPRILKNS
- a CDS encoding Gfo/Idh/MocA family oxidoreductase: MSKKNFALIGAAGYIAPRHMKAIKETGNDLVAALDPYDGIGIMDSHFPQADFFTEFERFDRFVDKWRRNTGKKIDYVSICSPNYLHDSHIRFALKSGADAICEKPLVLNPWNIDQLKIIEEETGHKVYNILQLRLHPSIIALKEKVQKELAENPDKIYDIDLTYLTSRGKWYFISWKGNEAKSGGIASNIGVHFYDMLCWIFGDVEENIVHLKAPDTNAGFFKLKNANVRWFLSVNYDYIPEEVKAEGQRTYRSITVDGEEIEFSGGFTDLHTRSYEEILKGNGFGLDEAYGSISTVSTIRNLAPVGLQGDYHPFCKKVIGE
- a CDS encoding peptidylprolyl isomerase; this translates as MKKLILFGLITLLTLSQAKMVDAIAIIVEGEPITTAEIRAVQQQMQVSKKQATDLLIQDRLQKSAMKDVQIAEADIDEKISAIAAQNNLTVPKMQKILKEQGTTWNQYRASVKEAMKKEKFFQENVVSSIPAPSEDELKLFYRNHQDEFTIPATVKLVEYSAPSEKVIKQFLQTKNPKGVKSRSVTKQTEDLNSALLGSILQTQDGSFTRPFNAGDRYISYKVLSKKGKVNMSFEAAQGTVAAKWRQQQQSKALKDYFEKIKTNADIQILR